The following are encoded in a window of Schistocerca cancellata isolate TAMUIC-IGC-003103 unplaced genomic scaffold, iqSchCanc2.1 HiC_scaffold_1150, whole genome shotgun sequence genomic DNA:
- the LOC126160023 gene encoding trophinin-like — translation MRAAFAGSAAFARAGAFASSAAFARSAAFARSAAFARNAALLRRAGFARSAAIARSAAFARRADFAGSAAFAGSAAFARSGAFARSAAFAGSAASARSAAFAKSAAFARSAAFARSAAIARTVAFARSAAFTRSAAFARSAAFARSAAFARSAAYAGSAAFARSAAFARSTAFPRSAALGQSAAFARSVAFVHSAALARSATFARCAAFARSTAFARSAAFARSAAFDSSVAFARSAAFRMSGASARGDAFARSAAFARSTAFTRRAAFARSAAFARSVALAKRAAFARRAAFAGSTAFARSDVFARRAAFERRAAFAGSAAFARGNAFASSAAFSGSTAFATSAAFQ, via the coding sequence atgagggctgcctttgcagggagtgctgccttcgcaagggctggtgcctttgcaagcagtgctgcctttgcaaggagtgctgctttcgcaaggagtgctgccttcgctaggaatgctgcccttctaaggagagctggcttcgcaaggagtgctgccatcgctaggagtgctgctttcgcaaggagggctgacttcgcagggagtgctgcctttgcaggaagtgctgcctttgcaaggagtggtgccttcgcaaggagtgctgccttcgcagggagtgctgcatccgcaaggagtgctgccttcgcaaagagtgctgcctttgcaaggagtgctgcctttgcaaggagcgctgccatcgcaaggactgttgccttcgctaggagtgctgccttcacaaggagtgctgccttcgcaaggagtgctgccttcgcaaggagtgctgccttcgcaaggagtgctgcctacgcagggagtgctgcctttgcaaggagtgctgccttcgcaaggagtactgccttcccaaggagtgctgcgttgggacagagtgctgccttcgctaggagtgttgcattcgtacacagtgcagccctcgcaaggagtgctaccttcgcaaggtgtgctgcctttgcgaggagtactgccttcgcaaggagtgctgccttcgcaaggagtgctgccttcgatagcagtgttgccttcgcaaggagtgctgcgttcagaatgagtggtgcctccgcaaggggtgatgccttcgcaaggagtgctgcctttgcaaggagtactgccttcacaaggagggctgccttcgcaaggagtgctgccttcgctaggagtgttgccctCGCAAAGAgggcagccttcgcaaggagggctgccttcgcagggagtactgccttcgctaggagtgatgtcttcgcaaggagggctgccttcgagaggagggctgccttcgcagggagtgctgccttcgcaaggggtaatgccttcgcaagtagtgctgccttctcaggcagtactgcctttgcaacgagtgctgccttccaatga